The Halorhabdus sp. BNX81 genome includes a region encoding these proteins:
- a CDS encoding PH domain-containing protein, producing MRLDPLSIPYRIAENSTQIAGGVVVAGIAGSSGSGGNLLQGATIFFGIAAVGVALVAGWNVAYYRRFRYELTGDTFDIESGVLSRRDREIPYRRIQNVDIRQNVVQRLLGIAEVRLETAGGGQTEAQLKYVNREEAGRLQEEVGRRKRGQEPSVDESEAEQQTETLYSITPRELGILGLVSMDLRLVPFLLVALSVFGPAAITSMLPDVDQWFLIGPLVGLTTLVGLAILSGIISMLQYYDFQLRSHGDEYRYERGLLQRYSGSIPVEKVQTLSIRENVLARWLGYASLTIETAGYAPGQGSGARSQSAIPIAERDRVVELARSIEPFDEVTFERPPKRARERYAVRYLLVALLVIAGTYAVTLVPDISGPWFLSALVLPVVPIAAHVKWRHRGYYMGEEYAITRNGFWSRRITIVPTYRVQTVLSSRTIFQRRRRLASVIVDTAGSSSLMGTDAVAADIDAEQADRLRETVADRLQVAIGQRDSS from the coding sequence ATGCGACTTGATCCGCTTTCGATCCCCTATCGGATCGCCGAGAACAGCACCCAGATCGCGGGCGGTGTCGTCGTTGCCGGGATCGCGGGTTCCAGTGGCTCCGGCGGAAATCTCCTGCAAGGCGCGACGATCTTCTTCGGCATCGCGGCGGTCGGCGTCGCTCTCGTCGCCGGCTGGAACGTCGCTTATTATCGGCGGTTCCGCTATGAGCTGACTGGGGACACGTTCGATATCGAGTCCGGTGTCCTGTCACGTCGCGATCGCGAGATCCCTTACCGACGCATCCAGAACGTCGACATCAGACAGAACGTCGTCCAGCGACTCCTCGGCATCGCCGAGGTGCGCCTGGAGACCGCCGGCGGCGGCCAGACTGAGGCTCAACTCAAGTACGTCAACCGCGAGGAGGCGGGCCGACTCCAGGAGGAAGTCGGCCGCCGAAAGCGTGGGCAGGAGCCGAGTGTCGACGAGAGCGAAGCCGAACAGCAAACCGAGACGCTATATTCGATAACCCCCCGTGAGTTAGGGATTCTCGGACTCGTCTCGATGGATCTCCGGCTGGTTCCGTTCCTGTTGGTGGCGCTGTCAGTGTTTGGCCCGGCGGCGATCACCAGCATGCTACCGGACGTCGATCAGTGGTTTCTGATCGGTCCGCTCGTCGGCCTCACTACCCTCGTCGGGCTGGCGATCCTCAGTGGGATCATCTCGATGCTACAGTATTACGATTTCCAGTTGCGATCGCATGGGGACGAGTATCGCTACGAACGCGGACTCCTCCAGCGCTACAGCGGTTCGATCCCCGTCGAGAAGGTTCAGACGCTGTCGATCCGGGAGAACGTCCTCGCCCGCTGGCTGGGCTACGCCAGCCTGACGATCGAGACGGCGGGCTACGCGCCCGGCCAGGGATCGGGCGCACGCTCACAGTCGGCCATCCCGATTGCCGAACGCGACCGGGTAGTTGAACTCGCCCGCTCGATCGAGCCGTTCGACGAAGTGACCTTCGAACGCCCCCCCAAACGAGCGAGAGAGCGCTACGCCGTCAGGTACCTGCTGGTCGCGCTCCTCGTGATCGCCGGCACCTATGCAGTGACGCTCGTCCCGGATATCTCCGGCCCTTGGTTCCTCTCGGCGTTGGTTCTTCCCGTGGTGCCGATCGCGGCTCATGTAAAATGGCGACATCGCGGGTATTACATGGGTGAGGAGTACGCGATCACGCGCAACGGGTTCTGGTCGCGCCGGATCACGATCGTTCCGACCTACCGCGTCCAGACCGTCCTCTCCTCGCGGACGATCTTCCAGCGTCGCCGTCGGCTGGCCTCGGTTATCGTCGATACAGCGGGCTCGAGCAGTCTCATGGGCACGGACGCGGTCGCGGCGGACATCGACGCCGAGCAGGCTGATCGACTCAGAGAAACTGTCGCCGATCGGCTGCAGGTGGCGATCGGGCAGCGAGACAGTTCCTGA
- a CDS encoding potassium channel protein, producing the protein MSRRRRAYYYLGAFAAVTILYTIAYGAGMAIFEDASRTLTESLLVVVQSFTTTGYGEDAAAWTTPQMRLLAIAMQATGVFFVFMALPLFVAPWIEQRLTTTVPDSIEDADDHVVICGYTPRTEMLIDELRMLEESYVVIEPDRDTATDYYDDGIAVMYGDPESIDSLTAAGIEDARALVADVNDEVNASIALAVDQLAPETRTITFVEDATLADYHRYAGADQVFTPRHLIGESLAQKATTAVTDEVSDAVEIGDELEIVEIPIEAGSDLVGTTIGESRIRERTGANVIGAWFRGQFVSSPSPADRINARTVLLVAGREPQLQAFQKLARAEARQQRRGPVLICGYGEVGSTVKQRVVRAGLPVTVIDLDEKPGVDVVGDATDPDTLETADIDEASSVVLALPDDTSAVFASLVVRQLEPDVEVVVRANETANVQKLYRAGADYVLALATVSGRMLASTIFGEDVITFDQGVEVVRLPVGTLAGQSIASADIRAETGCTVIAIQRNGELITDFDPTFTFEDDDEIIVTGPDDRVSAFTALVE; encoded by the coding sequence ATGAGTCGGCGACGGCGCGCGTACTATTATCTCGGTGCCTTCGCCGCCGTGACGATCCTCTATACGATCGCCTACGGGGCCGGCATGGCGATATTCGAGGACGCCTCCCGAACGTTGACCGAGTCGCTTTTGGTCGTCGTCCAGTCCTTTACCACGACCGGCTACGGCGAGGACGCCGCCGCCTGGACCACACCCCAGATGCGATTGCTCGCGATCGCGATGCAAGCGACCGGTGTCTTCTTCGTATTCATGGCGCTGCCGCTGTTTGTCGCACCCTGGATCGAACAGCGACTGACGACGACTGTCCCCGATTCAATCGAGGACGCCGACGATCACGTCGTCATCTGCGGATACACCCCGCGAACGGAGATGCTGATCGACGAGTTGCGGATGCTCGAGGAATCGTACGTCGTCATCGAACCGGACCGAGACACCGCGACCGACTATTACGACGACGGTATCGCCGTCATGTATGGCGATCCGGAGTCGATCGATTCTCTGACCGCTGCGGGCATCGAAGATGCACGTGCGCTTGTCGCCGATGTCAACGACGAAGTCAACGCCTCGATCGCACTCGCCGTCGATCAACTCGCCCCCGAGACCCGGACGATCACGTTCGTCGAGGACGCGACGCTCGCGGATTACCATCGCTACGCGGGGGCCGATCAGGTCTTCACACCACGACATCTGATCGGCGAAAGCTTGGCCCAGAAAGCCACGACGGCCGTCACCGACGAGGTCTCCGACGCGGTCGAGATCGGCGATGAGTTAGAGATCGTCGAGATTCCGATCGAGGCGGGGAGCGACCTCGTCGGGACCACCATCGGCGAGAGTCGCATCCGCGAGCGAACCGGCGCGAACGTCATCGGTGCGTGGTTCCGTGGCCAGTTTGTGAGTTCGCCATCGCCTGCGGATCGGATCAACGCCCGGACAGTCCTTTTGGTCGCCGGGCGTGAACCCCAACTCCAGGCCTTTCAGAAACTCGCCCGGGCAGAGGCACGTCAGCAACGTCGCGGTCCCGTCCTCATCTGTGGCTACGGCGAAGTGGGATCGACAGTCAAACAGCGGGTTGTCAGGGCAGGATTGCCGGTGACCGTCATCGATCTCGACGAGAAGCCTGGTGTCGATGTCGTCGGGGATGCGACTGATCCCGACACGTTAGAGACAGCTGATATCGACGAGGCAAGTTCGGTCGTGCTGGCGCTGCCGGATGACACGTCGGCGGTGTTCGCCTCGCTCGTCGTCCGACAGCTCGAACCCGACGTCGAAGTGGTCGTCAGGGCCAACGAGACAGCCAACGTCCAGAAACTCTATCGCGCCGGGGCCGATTACGTGCTGGCGCTGGCAACCGTCAGCGGTCGAATGCTCGCCTCGACCATCTTCGGCGAGGACGTCATCACCTTCGATCAGGGCGTCGAAGTCGTCCGCCTCCCGGTTGGCACGCTTGCCGGCCAATCGATCGCATCAGCCGACATCAGGGCCGAGACCGGGTGTACCGTCATCGCGATCCAGCGAAACGGCGAGTTGATTACTGACTTCGATCCGACGTTCACGTTCGAAGACGACGACGAGATAATCGTCACTGGGCCGGACGACCGTGTCAGTGCGTTCACTGCATTAGTCGAGTGA
- a CDS encoding ABC transporter ATP-binding protein: MPAVETDGLTKQYGDLTALADLSLTVESGALFGLLGPNGSGKTTTIEILTGQRKPDAGTASVLGIDPVANPREVREVVGILPEREDPPSFLTPREYLRFIGDVRELDDIDDRIERWADRLEFTETLDTVAADLSEGQRQRVMLGGTFVHDPELVFIDEPLVNLDPILQERVKRELRAYCNNGNTLFLSTHFVDVAADLCDRVGILDGGHLKGTQETAEFDDDDLLSYFMETVEGGDMAMAAGRSGGVAAEPNEGGPDS, translated from the coding sequence GTGCCGGCGGTCGAAACCGACGGACTCACCAAACAGTATGGCGATCTCACTGCACTCGCTGACCTCTCACTCACTGTCGAGTCGGGGGCGCTTTTTGGGTTGCTCGGGCCGAACGGCTCGGGCAAGACCACGACGATCGAGATCCTGACCGGCCAGCGAAAACCTGACGCCGGGACTGCCAGCGTGCTGGGTATCGATCCCGTCGCCAACCCGCGCGAGGTACGCGAGGTCGTGGGCATTCTCCCCGAGCGCGAGGATCCGCCGAGTTTCCTCACGCCGCGGGAGTACCTCCGGTTTATCGGCGACGTGCGCGAACTCGACGACATCGACGATCGCATCGAGCGGTGGGCCGATCGTCTCGAGTTCACCGAAACACTGGATACCGTTGCCGCTGACCTTTCCGAGGGCCAACGCCAGCGCGTCATGCTCGGGGGGACGTTCGTTCACGATCCCGAGCTAGTGTTCATCGACGAACCGCTGGTCAATCTCGATCCGATCCTCCAGGAGCGAGTCAAACGCGAGTTGCGCGCCTACTGTAACAACGGCAACACGCTGTTTCTGTCGACACACTTCGTCGATGTGGCCGCCGACCTCTGCGATCGGGTCGGTATCCTCGACGGCGGACACCTAAAGGGGACACAGGAGACGGCCGAGTTCGACGACGATGACCTCCTGTCGTACTTCATGGAAACTGTCGAGGGCGGCGACATGGCGATGGCAGCCGGCCGATCCGGTGGTGTGGCGGCGGAACCGAACGAGGGGGGTCCGGATTCGTGA
- a CDS encoding DJ-1/PfpI family protein, translated as MATKRLLMIVGDFGEDYEIMVPFQALQAVGHEVDAVCPEKEAGETIKTAIHDFRGDQTYLEERGHDFELTATMSEIDPADYDGLVVPGGRAPEYLRGYDVVIETVQHFFEAGKPVASICHGPQILAAAGVLDGYEMTAYPAVRPEVEAAGCSWVDGVVRDDNLVTGQAWPDHPAWIATFLELLEER; from the coding sequence ATGGCAACCAAACGACTCCTGATGATCGTTGGCGACTTCGGCGAAGACTACGAGATCATGGTCCCGTTCCAGGCCCTACAGGCAGTCGGCCACGAGGTCGACGCCGTCTGCCCGGAAAAAGAGGCGGGTGAGACGATCAAGACGGCGATCCACGACTTCCGTGGCGACCAGACGTATCTCGAAGAACGCGGCCACGATTTCGAGTTGACGGCGACGATGAGCGAGATCGATCCGGCCGACTATGACGGCCTTGTCGTTCCCGGTGGACGGGCACCCGAATATCTCCGTGGATACGACGTGGTCATCGAGACCGTACAGCACTTCTTCGAGGCAGGGAAACCAGTCGCCTCGATCTGTCATGGCCCCCAGATCCTCGCCGCAGCGGGCGTCCTCGATGGCTACGAAATGACGGCCTATCCGGCAGTCCGCCCGGAGGTCGAAGCCGCCGGTTGTTCGTGGGTCGACGGCGTCGTGCGGGACGACAATCTGGTGACTGGCCAGGCGTGGCCGGATCATCCCGCATGGATCGCGACGTTCCTCGAACTCCTCGAAGAACGGTAG
- a CDS encoding Gfo/Idh/MocA family oxidoreductase, with amino-acid sequence MRFGILSTAGIARTALIPASERSEHEVTAIASRNVDRAETVASELGIPNAYGNYDTMLADAPIDAVYNPLPNALHAEWTMRAADAGHDVLCEKPIGVDTQQAREMHDYCEAQDVTLMEAFMYRFHPRTERAAEIVSEDLANVRSGSATFTFSLRGNPDDIRLDPDLAGGSLMDLGCYTVSAMRLFLGEPERAYATSADTRNAGVDSQLTGILEFDSGATARIHSGFDTPFVESYRVEAENGWLEAENVFGADHDQTVSLEYSVDGRHAVEEFDPVDPYQREVAHFADAVDSGSGPRIDREESIRNMAVIDALYESADRGEPVSLS; translated from the coding sequence ATGCGATTCGGCATCTTGAGTACGGCAGGTATTGCCCGGACGGCCCTGATTCCGGCGAGCGAGCGAAGCGAACACGAGGTGACGGCCATCGCCTCACGTAACGTGGATCGGGCGGAGACCGTCGCCTCGGAACTGGGGATTCCGAACGCCTACGGGAACTACGACACGATGCTCGCGGACGCGCCGATCGACGCCGTCTACAACCCGCTTCCCAATGCGCTTCACGCCGAGTGGACGATGCGCGCAGCCGACGCCGGTCACGATGTCCTGTGTGAGAAACCGATCGGCGTCGACACGCAACAAGCCCGGGAGATGCACGACTACTGCGAGGCCCAAGACGTAACGCTGATGGAGGCGTTCATGTATCGATTCCATCCCCGGACCGAACGAGCGGCCGAGATCGTCAGCGAGGACCTGGCGAACGTTCGATCCGGGTCCGCGACGTTCACCTTCTCGCTTCGCGGAAATCCCGACGATATCCGACTCGATCCGGACCTCGCCGGCGGATCGCTGATGGACCTGGGCTGTTACACCGTGAGTGCGATGCGGCTGTTCCTGGGTGAACCCGAGCGAGCGTACGCGACGAGCGCGGACACACGTAACGCCGGCGTCGACAGTCAGCTGACCGGCATCTTGGAGTTCGATTCGGGCGCGACGGCCAGAATCCACTCCGGATTCGACACTCCCTTCGTCGAGTCCTATCGCGTCGAGGCCGAGAACGGCTGGCTGGAAGCCGAGAACGTCTTTGGAGCCGACCACGACCAGACGGTGTCCCTGGAATATTCGGTCGATGGCAGACACGCCGTCGAAGAATTCGATCCCGTCGACCCGTACCAGCGTGAAGTCGCGCACTTCGCCGACGCTGTTGACTCCGGGTCGGGACCGCGAATCGACAGGGAGGAGTCGATCCGGAACATGGCCGTCATCGACGCACTCTACGAGAGTGCCGACCGTGGCGAACCGGTGTCACTATCGTAG
- a CDS encoding polymer-forming cytoskeletal protein, whose protein sequence is MAAERSLFKSNVRTITAVVVVVLLLASIPGTALAETRTGGSVVVGADETVDGDLTVFAGSVVIDGTVEGNVQAVGGSVRIGGTVTGDVSVTAGSVVIGPNATIEGSLQGAGGDVVIAGTITDDVQVGAETITVTETAVINGEFTYDGSLDRASGASIAGTVSADADLGFDSPLDVSIPGWIISAYAFMVGLLGAVVLLGLFPEFSRSVASAATDDPLRTGGAGVLAVVGIPVGLLVLVLTLVGIPLALIGLFVYLIGLWVGSLYGRYAIGTFVLAQFETDNRWLALLAGFILIALLVRIPLVGGLIQLVVAVLGLGGVAVMMVRRYRAHRGEENNDAYSSDQSERVVP, encoded by the coding sequence ATGGCAGCCGAACGATCTTTGTTCAAATCCAACGTCCGGACCATCACCGCCGTTGTCGTGGTGGTCCTCCTGTTGGCCTCGATCCCCGGCACTGCGCTGGCGGAAACCAGGACGGGTGGTTCAGTCGTCGTGGGAGCAGACGAAACCGTCGACGGTGACCTCACCGTGTTCGCTGGCTCGGTCGTCATCGACGGCACGGTCGAGGGAAACGTCCAGGCAGTCGGGGGAAGCGTCAGGATCGGCGGAACCGTCACCGGTGACGTGTCCGTGACAGCCGGTTCGGTCGTCATCGGTCCCAACGCGACGATCGAGGGCTCACTCCAGGGGGCTGGCGGTGACGTGGTTATCGCAGGCACCATCACCGACGACGTGCAGGTCGGCGCCGAGACGATCACCGTGACCGAGACAGCGGTCATCAACGGCGAGTTCACATACGACGGGAGCCTCGATCGTGCCTCGGGTGCGTCGATCGCGGGGACTGTTTCGGCGGACGCCGATCTCGGATTCGACTCGCCGCTCGATGTCTCGATCCCGGGGTGGATCATCAGTGCGTACGCCTTTATGGTCGGACTGCTGGGGGCAGTGGTTCTCCTGGGCCTGTTCCCGGAATTTTCGAGGTCGGTCGCATCGGCCGCGACGGACGATCCGCTTCGGACCGGTGGGGCCGGCGTGCTGGCGGTGGTCGGGATCCCCGTCGGACTGCTCGTTCTCGTTCTCACGCTGGTGGGCATCCCGCTGGCGCTGATCGGGTTGTTCGTCTACCTGATCGGGCTCTGGGTCGGGTCACTCTACGGCCGGTATGCGATCGGGACGTTCGTGCTGGCGCAATTCGAGACCGATAATCGCTGGCTTGCACTGCTTGCGGGCTTTATTCTCATAGCATTGCTCGTCCGCATCCCGCTCGTCGGCGGATTGATCCAGCTTGTCGTTGCGGTGCTTGGACTCGGCGGAGTGGCAGTGATGATGGTTCGGCGCTATCGGGCCCACCGTGGCGAGGAGAACAACGACGCATACTCATCGGACCAATCAGAGCGCGTCGTGCCCTGA
- a CDS encoding GNAT family N-acetyltransferase, with protein MNIRTATKADTPAIRDVARRSLQASYTLSPQTITTGIEEWYSESQLEESLESGDRILLVAERDDQVVAFSESTLTAGRPWVVDESDHGRDAMLLWLHVDPDYRGEGIASTLFDDTIDRLRTEGAMAIQGRVLANNQDGTGFFESKGFERVGRTEIEIGGRNQIEYRYIAEQTGLEPLESGGETVYVDHDESERGSTAPFHIVYADDDRQHRFGYYCDNCGELANAMDAMGRIECNSCGNRRKPTRWDAAYL; from the coding sequence ATGAACATTCGGACTGCCACCAAAGCGGATACGCCAGCGATCCGTGACGTCGCCAGGCGATCGCTCCAGGCGTCATACACACTCAGCCCACAGACGATCACCACCGGGATCGAGGAATGGTACAGTGAATCACAGCTCGAAGAGAGCCTCGAATCGGGAGACCGAATTTTGCTGGTGGCAGAGCGTGACGATCAGGTCGTGGCGTTTTCCGAGAGTACGCTGACGGCCGGTCGCCCCTGGGTGGTCGACGAAAGTGACCATGGACGGGACGCGATGTTGCTGTGGCTCCACGTCGATCCGGATTACCGCGGCGAGGGGATCGCGAGCACCCTCTTTGACGACACGATCGATCGCCTTCGAACCGAGGGTGCGATGGCGATCCAGGGCCGCGTGCTGGCGAACAACCAGGACGGAACGGGCTTTTTCGAATCCAAGGGGTTCGAACGAGTGGGCCGCACCGAGATCGAAATCGGCGGTCGGAATCAGATCGAATACCGCTACATCGCCGAGCAGACCGGTCTCGAACCGCTGGAATCCGGCGGGGAAACAGTCTACGTCGATCACGACGAGTCCGAACGGGGTTCGACTGCGCCGTTTCACATCGTCTACGCCGACGACGATCGCCAGCACCGCTTTGGCTACTACTGTGACAACTGTGGCGAACTCGCGAATGCGATGGATGCGATGGGGCGCATCGAGTGTAACTCCTGTGGGAACCGGCGCAAGCCGACCCGATGGGACGCGGCCTACCTGTAA
- a CDS encoding HD domain-containing protein: MGVEIRESPVSEGEFEEMKQFVHDYLEASVENEQAGGRMRWYPWHSAEYRFNHILNVVDLATDIAREEGADVQVTRVAALFHDVAKLEAEQDEHAAAGARIAKEFLNTHSDYPQSFVDQVVAAIQDHSYQGDLTDLPLETRCLIEADVLDKVGANGTALLLLRMGYESRSHVDAPEMVERVTERGKDARERIESDTAESYLHRRLKRVRWFKEWLEEEIAAVDAGADEA, from the coding sequence GTGGGTGTTGAAATCCGGGAGTCGCCAGTCTCCGAGGGGGAATTCGAGGAGATGAAGCAGTTCGTCCATGACTATCTCGAAGCCAGCGTCGAGAACGAACAGGCGGGCGGCCGGATGCGGTGGTACCCCTGGCACTCAGCGGAGTACCGGTTCAACCACATTCTCAATGTGGTTGACCTGGCCACGGACATTGCCCGCGAGGAAGGTGCTGACGTGCAGGTCACGCGAGTGGCCGCCCTGTTTCACGACGTGGCCAAACTCGAAGCGGAACAGGACGAACACGCTGCGGCCGGCGCACGCATCGCCAAGGAGTTCCTGAACACGCACAGCGACTATCCCCAGTCGTTCGTCGACCAGGTCGTCGCTGCTATCCAGGATCACTCCTATCAGGGCGACCTCACGGACCTACCGCTGGAGACCCGGTGTCTTATCGAGGCCGATGTCCTGGACAAGGTCGGTGCCAACGGGACGGCGCTTTTGTTGTTACGCATGGGCTATGAATCCCGATCGCACGTCGACGCCCCCGAGATGGTCGAACGCGTCACTGAGCGAGGCAAGGACGCCCGCGAGCGCATCGAAAGCGATACCGCCGAGAGTTACCTCCACCGCCGGCTCAAGCGGGTCCGGTGGTTCAAAGAGTGGCTCGAAGAGGAGATCGCCGCTGTCGACGCCGGGGCGGACGAGGCCTGA
- a CDS encoding LysE family translocator produces MIDVLVTGLAGSIFGLALAAPPGPMNAVIAEESVVSGFRAGVTAGLGALLADATFLALSLLGVVTIVREATLIQGTMVGVGGVLMLYFAFDAAGELDQTFTTFEKGESEAGSDSDNRSNARGFRRAFVLALTNPYQIIFWLTVGVGLLTPGTVDVLAQTPYVGGQLTGLLVVRTGEPTLLVGLFAGIAVWIVGFPATLVSAGKRIDRFAPAVAGLSAVFLAGFGVFFLFDALSTFGVLG; encoded by the coding sequence GTGATAGACGTACTGGTAACCGGACTCGCCGGATCGATATTCGGACTGGCGCTGGCTGCGCCGCCGGGGCCGATGAACGCCGTCATCGCCGAGGAAAGCGTCGTCTCGGGCTTCCGTGCCGGGGTTACCGCCGGACTGGGTGCCTTGCTCGCCGACGCGACGTTCTTGGCGCTCTCATTGCTGGGTGTCGTCACGATTGTCCGCGAAGCGACACTCATTCAGGGGACCATGGTCGGGGTCGGGGGCGTGTTGATGTTGTACTTCGCGTTCGACGCCGCGGGTGAGCTCGATCAAACGTTTACCACGTTCGAGAAAGGCGAGTCTGAAGCGGGAAGCGACAGCGACAATCGATCGAACGCACGTGGCTTTCGTCGAGCGTTCGTGCTTGCACTCACGAATCCCTATCAGATCATCTTCTGGTTGACCGTCGGCGTTGGCCTCCTCACGCCCGGAACGGTCGATGTCCTCGCCCAGACGCCCTACGTCGGCGGACAGCTTACGGGCCTGCTCGTGGTCCGAACCGGCGAGCCGACGCTGCTGGTCGGCCTCTTTGCTGGGATCGCCGTCTGGATCGTCGGCTTCCCGGCGACACTCGTCAGTGCCGGGAAACGGATCGACCGCTTCGCGCCGGCGGTGGCGGGCCTCAGCGCTGTTTTCCTGGCCGGCTTCGGCGTGTTCTTCCTGTTCGACGCGCTATCGACGTTTGGCGTCCTCGGCTGA
- a CDS encoding PAC2 family protein — protein MAQISVHQPEVALSEPTLVEGLPGVGLVGKIAADHLIETFDMMHYATCHCEGLPEVAIYHENETALTGPVRLYADPGHDLLVLQSDVPVSPTAAEAFAGCLTGWIGEVDALPIYLSGRPTDPDDERATYGVATGAAKTMLSDHDIDPPDERGAISGPTGALLYEAHRQDIDALGLIVEASAGFPDPAAATALIETAIAPITDLAVETESLLERAEEIRATRQQLAQRMQQSQEASSKAEPVGMYQ, from the coding sequence ATGGCACAGATTTCGGTTCACCAGCCGGAGGTTGCCCTGTCGGAACCGACGCTCGTCGAAGGACTGCCGGGCGTCGGACTGGTCGGGAAGATCGCCGCCGACCATTTGATCGAGACGTTTGACATGATGCATTACGCGACCTGCCATTGTGAGGGGCTGCCGGAGGTCGCTATCTACCACGAAAATGAGACGGCACTTACGGGACCGGTCCGGCTGTACGCCGATCCGGGGCACGATCTGCTCGTGCTTCAGAGCGACGTCCCGGTTTCGCCGACGGCCGCCGAGGCGTTCGCGGGGTGTCTCACCGGCTGGATTGGTGAGGTGGACGCGCTTCCGATCTACCTCAGCGGGCGGCCCACGGACCCAGACGACGAACGGGCGACCTACGGCGTCGCGACGGGGGCGGCAAAGACGATGCTGTCGGACCACGACATCGACCCGCCCGACGAACGGGGTGCGATTAGCGGCCCGACCGGTGCGTTGCTCTATGAGGCCCACCGACAGGATATCGATGCCCTCGGGTTGATCGTCGAGGCGTCAGCCGGGTTCCCTGATCCCGCCGCGGCAACCGCGCTGATCGAAACGGCGATCGCACCCATCACCGACCTTGCCGTCGAGACGGAATCGCTGCTCGAACGCGCCGAGGAGATCCGGGCGACACGCCAGCAACTCGCCCAGCGGATGCAACAGTCCCAGGAAGCGAGTTCGAAGGCCGAACCGGTCGGCATGTACCAGTAG
- a CDS encoding RsmB/NOP family class I SAM-dependent RNA methyltransferase, which produces MDVLQRYESLVEDWSAFRAACRRPLPSVVRVNTLKTTVERAKEALQAEGIAYEEVKWHDGILQLPDASPGSNWPYVQGWLHGQEEVSALPPVVLEPDPGDRVWDATAAPGSKTTQLAALMDDEGQIVATDNNLGRLSALRSNAERLGVTNLAVTNEDARNHSLKPFDGEHYDHALVDAPCSCEGTIRKNPDTLEEWSLDHVTGIAGAQKGILRRAIEVTRPGGTVVYSTCTFAPEENEAVLDFALEETSARLVSVDLPLDSRPGVTDWDGETFDTSVEKAHRVYPHLNDTGGFFVAKLEVPA; this is translated from the coding sequence ATGGACGTGTTGCAGCGCTACGAGTCGCTCGTCGAGGACTGGTCCGCGTTCCGTGCTGCCTGTCGCCGCCCGCTCCCGTCGGTCGTCCGCGTGAATACGCTCAAGACGACCGTCGAACGGGCGAAAGAAGCTCTCCAGGCCGAGGGGATTGCCTACGAGGAGGTCAAGTGGCACGACGGGATCCTCCAGTTGCCCGACGCCAGTCCCGGATCGAACTGGCCGTATGTCCAGGGGTGGCTCCACGGTCAGGAGGAAGTCTCGGCACTGCCGCCGGTCGTGCTCGAACCCGACCCGGGTGATCGCGTCTGGGACGCCACGGCCGCGCCGGGCAGCAAGACGACCCAACTCGCTGCGCTGATGGACGACGAGGGTCAAATCGTGGCGACCGACAACAATCTCGGCCGACTCTCGGCACTCCGCTCGAACGCCGAACGCCTCGGGGTCACCAACCTCGCGGTCACCAACGAGGACGCCCGTAACCACTCGCTGAAACCGTTCGACGGCGAGCACTACGACCACGCACTCGTCGACGCACCCTGTTCGTGCGAGGGGACGATCCGGAAGAATCCGGACACTCTCGAGGAGTGGTCGCTCGATCACGTCACCGGCATCGCCGGCGCTCAAAAGGGGATCCTCCGGCGCGCTATCGAGGTAACTCGGCCCGGCGGGACCGTCGTCTACTCGACGTGTACGTTCGCCCCCGAAGAGAACGAGGCTGTCCTCGATTTCGCCCTCGAAGAGACGTCAGCCCGGCTCGTCTCGGTCGACCTCCCGCTGGACAGTCGCCCTGGCGTGACCGACTGGGACGGCGAAACCTTCGATACGAGCGTCGAGAAGGCTCACCGGGTCTATCCCCATCTCAACGACACGGGTGGCTTTTTCGTCGCGAAACTGGAGGTGCCCGCATGA